A genome region from Lactobacillus sp. ESL0791 includes the following:
- the opp4B gene encoding oligopeptide ABC transporter permease, with protein MWKTVLRRVLIMIPQIIILSILIFFIAKMMPGDPFTGSINPNTDPKQIAALRQQAGLNDPAWVQYCRWVGNVMHGDLGTSYIQQVPVTSLIADRAVNTFWMSLVSTFLTYLISIPMAITAGKHQGQWQDKLVEFFNYTTLAIPGFVLYLLGIWLFGFTLGWFPISGSVSPNANGFWGTAVSQFYHLILPSILMALLSTTSIVQFLRTGIVDNKVEDYVRTAKSKGVPEKVIFNKHILRNSLLPIASSFGNVITGLLSGSIMIETVFSYPGMGKLFLDSINSRDYTTLTALILIYGILTLLGNLLSDIIMSIVDPRIRIK; from the coding sequence ATGTGGAAAACAGTTTTACGGCGTGTTTTAATTATGATTCCCCAAATCATAATTTTAAGTATTTTGATCTTCTTCATTGCTAAAATGATGCCAGGGGATCCGTTTACGGGATCAATTAATCCGAATACGGACCCAAAGCAGATTGCGGCGCTGCGACAACAAGCTGGTTTAAACGATCCAGCATGGGTACAGTATTGCCGCTGGGTGGGCAATGTAATGCATGGCGACCTTGGTACGAGCTATATTCAGCAAGTACCGGTTACTTCATTGATTGCTGACCGTGCGGTCAATACTTTCTGGATGTCATTAGTATCAACTTTTCTGACATATCTAATCTCTATTCCAATGGCAATTACGGCTGGAAAGCACCAAGGTCAATGGCAGGATAAACTTGTTGAATTCTTCAACTATACAACACTGGCAATTCCAGGTTTTGTTCTATATTTGCTGGGAATCTGGTTATTTGGCTTTACCTTGGGTTGGTTCCCAATTTCGGGATCTGTTTCGCCAAATGCTAATGGCTTTTGGGGGACAGCGGTTAGTCAGTTCTATCACTTGATTTTACCATCAATTTTGATGGCATTGTTAAGCACAACCAGTATTGTTCAGTTTTTGAGGACAGGAATTGTTGATAATAAAGTTGAAGACTATGTACGAACTGCCAAGAGTAAGGGTGTTCCAGAAAAGGTAATCTTTAATAAGCATATCCTGCGTAATTCTCTTTTACCAATTGCTTCTAGCTTTGGTAATGTTATTACGGGATTACTTAGTGGTTCAATAATGATTGAAACTGTTTTTAGTTATCCTGGTATGGGTAAATTGTTCTTAGACTCAATTAACTCTCGTGACTATACAACGTTAACAGCTTTAATTCTTATTTATGGTATCTTGACTTTGCTTGGTAACCTGTTATCAGATATTATCATGAGCATTGTTGATCCAAGAATTAGAATTAAATAA
- a CDS encoding ABC transporter permease, whose protein sequence is MSEKKNLQKNDKNTKAPISRPTSGFRIAVREIWRDKGARFSLFVLILVLLFTFGGSMFLNKGQVTEFNILDAYQGWGQDGHIFGTDDGGRDIFKLLIMGGRNSIIIGLAVSVICMVIGIVIGLISGYFGGTIDNIIMRIIDFWQLLPPLPIEIVLVTVIPNFSATALVGIISLFSWTRESRFYRAYVLSQRQRDYVLASKTSGSSNLKIMFKEVLPNILSPIITDAILMIAGNIGVETGLSFIGYGLPKNVPSLGTLIGFANDPVNITTRPWLWVPAVVLLLIICLSVNYVGEALQRAGDARQREN, encoded by the coding sequence ATGTCTGAAAAGAAAAATTTACAAAAAAATGATAAAAACACTAAGGCACCAATTTCTCGTCCGACTTCTGGCTTTCGGATTGCGGTGCGAGAAATTTGGCGTGACAAGGGTGCGCGCTTCTCGTTATTTGTATTAATTTTAGTCTTGCTGTTTACGTTTGGCGGTTCAATGTTCTTGAATAAGGGGCAAGTTACTGAATTTAATATTCTTGACGCATACCAAGGCTGGGGTCAAGACGGTCATATTTTTGGTACCGATGATGGTGGCCGTGATATTTTCAAATTACTAATTATGGGTGGTCGCAATTCAATTATAATTGGTCTTGCAGTATCTGTAATTTGTATGGTTATTGGAATCGTGATCGGCTTAATTTCTGGGTACTTTGGTGGTACGATTGATAACATCATTATGAGAATTATTGATTTTTGGCAGTTACTGCCACCCCTGCCGATTGAAATTGTATTAGTAACGGTTATTCCCAACTTTAGTGCAACTGCCTTAGTCGGAATAATTTCGCTGTTTAGCTGGACGAGGGAATCACGGTTCTATCGAGCCTATGTTTTGTCTCAACGGCAAAGAGATTATGTCTTGGCTTCGAAAACATCTGGATCATCTAACCTTAAAATTATGTTTAAAGAAGTTTTGCCTAACATTCTTTCGCCAATTATTACGGATGCAATTTTAATGATTGCCGGTAACATTGGTGTTGAAACCGGGTTGTCATTCATTGGTTATGGTTTACCGAAAAATGTTCCGTCTTTGGGTACATTAATTGGGTTTGCCAACGATCCGGTTAACATTACGACTCGACCATGGCTGTGGGTTCCTGCTGTTGTTTTGCTGTTAATTATTTGTTTAAGTGTTAACTATGTTGGTGAAGCTCTTCAGCGTGCTGGGGATGCGCGTCAACGTGAAAACTAA